From one Eucalyptus grandis isolate ANBG69807.140 chromosome 9, ASM1654582v1, whole genome shotgun sequence genomic stretch:
- the LOC104419263 gene encoding LOW QUALITY PROTEIN: protein KINESIN LIGHT CHAIN-RELATED 2 (The sequence of the model RefSeq protein was modified relative to this genomic sequence to represent the inferred CDS: inserted 1 base in 1 codon), whose product MPGLVMYDSRRDYRIDDSGGNQSFYKEDSTQQFSPRSPLSPHTPSPHSDSDDLALDGVVDTSIEQLYYNVCEMQSSDQSPSGPSFLSYGEESRIDSELCHLVGDFGALEIMKEVVIEKKEEGGRNNFSGGNSTPFNGSEFAINLKATPKQKSVRGATKRNASEGKPPIGKISQKSTRKPNPTSSVKKQKNLAVIAARSQQGVGDSTDTGLDNPDLGPFLLKQAKDMMCAGENPQRALEVALRAMKSYEKCSNGKPNLDFVMCLHVLAGIYCNLCQFSEAIPILERSIEIPVLEEGETHALAKFAGCMQLGDTYAMLGQIENSILCYTAGLEIQKQVLGETDARVGETCRYLAEAHVQALQFDEAEKLCQMAIDLHRKKGXPAASLEEAADRKLMGLICDSKGDYESALEHYVLASMAMASKGQEIDVALIDCGIGDAYLSLARYDEAIFAYQKALTVFKSTKGENHPSVASVFVRLADLYNKIGKFRDSKSYCENALKIFGKPTPGIPLDEIANGLIDVSAIYQSMNELEQALKLLKKALRIYGNAPGKQSTVAGIEAQMGVMYYMMGKYSDSYNTLKTAVSKFRASGEKKSPLFGISVNQLGLACVQCFAINEAAELFEEARDIMEKEYGPYHPDTLGVYSNLAGTYDAMGRSDDAIQILEYVVGMREEKLGTANPDVEDERQRLSELLKEAGKVRNRKSRRLETLLDTDTDTDTDAIQDDGIRVL is encoded by the exons ATGCCGGGACTAGTCATGTATGATTCAAGGCGAGATTACAGAATCGATGATTCTGGTGGAAATCAGTCATTCTACAAGGAGGACTCCACCCAACAATTTTCTCCGAGAAGTCCACTGAGTCCGCACACCCCTAGTCCTCATAGTGATTCTGATGATCTGGCCCTGGATGGTGTGGTGGACACCTCAATCGAGCAACTTTATTACAATGTATGTGAGATGCAGAGCTCCGATCAGTCCCCATCAGGGCCCAGTTTTCTGTCGTATGGAGAGGAGTCTCGGATTGATTCAGAGCTCTGCCATCTTGTTGGTGATTTCGGAGCACTAGAAATTATGAAAGAGGTTGTGAtcgagaagaaagaagagggtgGCCGAAACAATTTTAGTGGCGGCAACTCCACTCCATTCAACGGGAGTGAGTTCGCCATAAACCTGAAAGCAACCCCGAAGCAGAAATCAGTGAGAGGTGCCACAAAGAGAAATGCTTCCGAGGGGAAACCTCCAATTGGCAAGATAAGTCAGAAAAGTACTAGAAAACCAAATCCCACTTCGTCCgtgaagaagcaaaaaaatctTGCTGTAATTGCAGCAAGATCCCAACAAGGAGTTGGAGATTCTACTGATACAGGATTAGATAACCCTGACCTTGGACCTTTCTTGCTGAAACAAGCAAAAGATATGATGTGTGCAGGAGAGAATCCACAGAGAGCCCTGGAAGTGGCCCTTCGAGCAATGAAGTCATATGAAAAATGTTCCAATGGCAAACCTAATCTAGATTTTGTTATGTGCTTGCATGTTTTGGCAGGAATATACTGCAACTTATGTCAGTTCAGTGAAGCGATTCCCATTCTTGAACGCTCGATTGAAATACCAGTTTTGGAGGAAGGCGAAACACATGCACTTGCAAAATTCGCTGGGTGTATGCAGTTGGGTGACACTTATGCGATGCTTGGACAGATCGAGAACTCAATCTTGTGTTACACTGCAGGTTTGGAGATACAGAAGCAAGTTCTAGGTGAAACGGACGCACGAGTGGGCGAGACATGTAGGTACCTGGCTGAGGCTCATGTCCAGGCATTGCAGTTTGATGAGGCTGAGAAACTTTGCCAAATGGCTATTGACCTCCACAGGAAAAAGG CACCAGCTGCTTCTCTTGAGGAAGCAGCCGACCGGAAACTCATGGGGCTAATTTGCGATTCGAAAGGAGATTATGAATCTGCCCTTGAGCATTATGTCCTGGCAAGCATGGCTATGGCTTCCAAGGGCCAGGAAATAGATGTGGCTCTGATAGATTGTGGCATAGGAGATGCATATTTATCTTTGGCTCGGTATGATGAGGCGATATTTGCATATCAGAAGGCACTTACGGTGTTCAAGTCGACCAAAGGGGAGAATCATCCATCAGTGGCTTCAGTTTTTGTCCGACTAGCCGACTTGTACAACAAGATAGGGAAGTTTAGGGACTCCAAATCTTATTGCGAGAATGCGCTGAAAATTTTCGGGAAACCCACTCCTGGGATACCCTTGGATGAGATTGCTAATGGGTTGATTGATGTGTCAGCCATCTATCAATCCATGAATGAATTGGAGCAGGCGCTGAAGTTACTCAAGAAGGCTTTGAGAATATATGGGAATGCCCCAGGAAAGCAGAGTACAGTTGCAGGAATAGAGGCCCAGATGGGTGTCATGTACTACATGATGGGGAAGTATTCTGATTCCTACAACACTCTGAAGACAGCCGTTTCAAAGTTCCGTGCCAGTGGTGAGAAAAAATCTCCTCTGTTTGGAATTTCTGTGAACCAACTTGGCCTTGCCTGCGTCCAGTGTTTTGCCATAAATGAGGCTGCAGAATTGTTCGAAGAAGCAAGGGATATTATGGAGAAGGAATATGGGCCTTATCACCCAGATACCTTAGGTGTCTACAGCAATTTAGCAGGCACATATGACGCGATGGGCAG GTCGGATGACGCGATCCAAATTTTGGAGTATGTTGTTGGAATGAGGGAGGAGAAACTTGGAACGGCAAACCCTGATGTGGAAGATGAAAGGCAGAGGTTATCTGAGCTTCTGAAAGAAGCAGGCAAGGTCAGGAACAGGAAATCCAGGCGATTAGAAACCTTACTTGACACCGACACCGACACCGACACCGACGCTATACAAGATGACGGAATCAGAGTACTATAA
- the LOC104419264 gene encoding RNA exonuclease 4, whose product MDYRSESTETLRNKCAACFRQFNRKEHLVEHMKISHHSRHEPMCGICKKHCRSFESLREHLIGPLPKQECKNIFSILGCRFCLTILDNSNSRRAHEGRCQFSGVNAGLLARLANLGIHDKLSIDTGRTRGPQVVALACKMVGGGSDGSLDLCARVCIIDEYENIIFHTYVKPTIPVTNYRYETTGIRPEYLREAMPLKQVQKRIQEFLCNGEPMWKIRPKGSRARILVGHGLDHDLDRLQLDYPATMIRDTTQYPPLMKTSKLSNSLKYLTQAYLGYDIQIGIQDPYDDCVATMRLYMRMRGQNHVKEDYPLANNFDLYRQSELERMSPEELLDISRSDYYCWCLDS is encoded by the exons ATGGACTATCGAAGCGAGTCTACGGAAACTTTAAG GAACAAATGTGCAGCATGCTTCAGACAGTTCAATAGGAAGGAGCACCTGGTGGAGCACATGAAAATTTCGCATCACTCCCGCCACGAGCCGATGTGTGGGATCTGCAAAAAGCACTGCAGATCTTTCGAATCTCTCAGGGAGCATCTTATTG GGCCACTGCCAAAACAAGAATGCAAGAACATATTCAGCATCCTGGGGTGCAGATTCTGCCTGACCATACTTGACAACTCTAATTCTCGTCGAGCGCATGAAGGAAGATGCCAATTCTCTGGCGTTAATGCT GGACTTCTGGCTCGCTTGGCTAACTTGGGGATCCACGACAAACTGAGCATCGACACTGGTCGAACCAGAGGGCCACAAGTGGTCGCCCTGGCTTGCAAGATGGTTGGGGGTGGCAGTGATGGGTCCCTAGACCTGTGTGCTAGGGTTTGCATCATCGATGAGTATGAAAACATCATCTTCCACACCTATGTTAAGCCTACCATTCCTGTCACCAACTACAG GTACGAAACAACCGGAATAAGGCCAGAGTACTTGAGGGAGGCAATGCCACTGAAGCAAGTccaaaaaagaattcaagaatTCCTCTGCAATGGTGAACCGATGTGGAAGATTCGTCCCAAAGGCAGTAGAGCCAGGATTCTTGTGGGTCACGGCTTAGACCATGATCTGGACCGTCTGCAACTAGATTACCCAGCAACAATGATCAG AGATACTACACAATATCCTCCACTGATGAAAACAAGCAAGCTGAGCAACTCTCTCAAATACTTAACACAAGCCTATCTTGG GTATGACATTCAGATCGGTATCCAAGACCCTTATGACGACTGTGTCGCAACGATGAGGCTTTACATGAGAATGAGAGGTCAAAACCACGTCAAGGAGGACTATCCGCTGGCAAACAATTTCGACTTGTATAGGCAAAGTGAGCTAGAGAGGATGAGCCCTGAAGAACTGCTAGACATCTCGAGGTCTGATTACTACTGCTGGTGTCTAGACTCTTAG
- the LOC104419265 gene encoding 2-methylene-furan-3-one reductase — protein sequence MASYSNVTIPSKIKAWLYAEHGNPVNVLTLDSDVRVPEIKEDQVLVKVVAAALNPVDAKRALGFFRDADSSPHIVPGYDVAGVVVKVGDQVKKFKIGDEVYGAVNEKSLDQDEVYGDINDKSLDRPKQHGTMAEYNAVEDRLLALKPKNLSFVEAASLPAAIETAYEGLERTRFSSGKSILVLGGAGGVGSLVIQLAKEVFGASRVAATSSTGKLDLLKSLGADSAIDYTKENFEDLSEKFDVVYDAVGQTESAIRAVKEGGSVVTVVGGVNPPAFKFFLASKGSILEKLNPFIESQKIKPVIDPRGTFSFSRVLEAFSYLGTGRVTGEIVIHSIP from the exons ATGGCTTCCTACTCAAATGTCACCATCCCCTCTAAGATCAAGGCTTGGCTCTACGCCGAACATGGAAATCCCGTCAATGTCTTGACGCTAGATTCAGATGTTAGGGTTCCCGAGATTAAGGAGGACCAGGTCCTTGTTAAGGTTGTTGCTGCTGCCCTAAATCCTGTTGATGCCAAGAGAGCTCTTGGCTTCTTTAGGGACGCCGACTCTTCGCCACAT ATTGTGCCGGGTTACGACGTGGCCGGTGTGGTGGTGAAAGTCGGGGATCAAGTGAAGAAGTTCAAAATTGGGGACGAAGTGTACGGAGCCGTCAATGAGAAATCCTTGGACCAGGACGAAGTGTACGGAGACATCAATGACAAATCTTTGGACCGCCCAAAGCAACATGGCACTATGGCTGAGTACAATGCTGTGGAAGACAGGCTGCTGGCTCTCAAGCCCAAGAACTTGAGCTTTGTCGAAGCTGCTTCACTTCCCGCAGCCATCGAAACCGCTTATGAAGGCCTGGAGAGGACCCGCTTCTCATCTGGCAAGTCCATCCTCGTTTTGGGTGGCGCCGGTGGTGTGGGGAGCCTCGTGATTCAG CTAGCCAAGGAAGTCTTTGGTGCATCAAGAGTGGCGGCCACATCTAGCACCGGAAAGCTGGACTTGCTGAAGAGTTTGGGAGCTGATTCGGCCATTGATTACACCAAAGAGAACTTCGAAGACCTTTCGGAGAAATTCGATGTTGTTTATGATGCAGTAG GTCAAACTGAGAGCGCGATAAGGGCagtgaaggaaggaggaagtgTGGTGACAGTAGTGGGGGGTGTAAATCCACCTGCTTTCAAGTTCTTCTTGGCATCTAAGGGCTCAATCTTGGAGAAACTCAATCCCTTCATAGAAAGCCAGAAAATAAAGCCAGTGATTGATCCCAGAGGCACATTCTCGTTTTCTCGGGTTCTCGAAGCGTTCTCATATCTCGGGACCGGCCGAGTCACCGGAGAAATTGTCATCCACTCGATCccatga